A window of the Tenebrio molitor chromosome 1, icTenMoli1.1, whole genome shotgun sequence genome harbors these coding sequences:
- the LOC138136722 gene encoding bis(5'-adenosyl)-triphosphatase enpp4-like isoform X3 produces MIFKIILQCLLVNFIYSLSQNPILIVVSYDAFRYDFFNTKAIPNMNRLRRAGVYSDYLINVFPTKTFPNHHTIATGLYPEVHGVVGNSYLDKTSKRVVNINYDMFHYDNNIVPIWRKNEDAGDGRHSAVMMWPGGCYPYQGKNVTHCQNYNPHFDWFKRVDMVIDWLVHPKKPANLVMLYFEEPDTHAHIFGLDSNIVDNLIQKLDNITFYLEQQLERNHLSDKVHVIHLSDHGMINVKPPNFINVTQYLTPGTYIYAGSTPVLQFYSNGGSESDIYEKLKNGSIENGHFKVFKKDDYPSRWHYKNNLRSPPILVLANMGYGLDDLIIAAAKIAEENRFTLTNDSTFGVHGYDFTEKEMHPFFMARGPKIKKNHKVQPFGTVDLFNLFCEILEIASTKNNGTSDKITDILVKQSGKYSLTTILTITEKGPQ; encoded by the exons atgatttttaaaattatcttaCAGTGTCTCCTAGTAAATTTCATATATTCACTTTCCCAAAATCCCATTTTAATAGTTGTATCCTATGATGCATTCAggtatgatttttttaatacaaaagcAATACCCAATATGAATAGGTTAAGAAGAGCAGGAGTGTATTCAGATTACTTAATAAATGTGTTTCCAACTAAAACGTTTCCAAACCATCACACAATTGCAACAGGATTATATCCAGAAGTACATGGTGTAGTgggtaatagttatttagataaaacaagtaaaagagtggtaaacataaattatgatATGTTTCATTATGACAACAATATTGTTCCCATTTGGCGCAAGAATGAAGATGCAGGTGATGGCAGACATTCAGCTGTTATGATGTGGCCAGGTGGATGTTATCCTTATCAGGGTAAAAATGTTACACATTGCCAAAACTACAATCCTCACTTTGATTGGTTTAAACGTGTGGATatg GTTATTGATTGGTTGGTACATCCTAAAAAACCAGCCAACTTGGTAATGCTTTATTTTGAAGAACCTGATACCCATGCTCATATTTTTGGTTTAGATTCTAATATAGTTGATaacttaattcaaaaattagaTAACATCACTTTTTATTTAGAA CAACAACTGGAAAGAAATCATCTATCAGATAAAGTTCACGTAATACATTTAAGTGACCATGGAATGATAAATGTGAAACcaccaaattttataaatgtaacACAATATTTAACACCAGGTACATATATTTATGCAGGTTCTACACCAGTACTTCAGTTTTATTCTAATGGAG gcTCAGAATCTGATatatatgaaaaattaaaaaatggatcAATTGAAAATGGTCACTTTAAGGTATTTAAAAAGGATGACTATCCAAGCAGGTGGCATTACAAAAACAATCTTAGAAGTCCACCAATTTTAGTTTTGGCCAACATGGGATATGGATTAGACGATTTAATTATAGCTGCTGCAAAAATAGCTGAAGAGAATCGCTTTAcat TAACAAATGATTCCACATTTGGTGTCCATGGTTATGATTTTACAGAAAAAGAAATGCACCCATTTTTCATGGCAAGAGgtcctaaaataaaaaaaaatcataaagtACAACCTTTTGGTACAGTAGacttatttaatttgttctgTGAAATACTTGAAATTGCCTCTACTAAAAATAATGGAACTTCAGATAAGATTACAGATATATTAGTTAAGCAGAGTGGAAAATATTCTTTGACAACCATACTCACCATTACTG